The Chrysiogenia bacterium genome contains a region encoding:
- a CDS encoding sigma-54-dependent Fis family transcriptional regulator: protein MDRLLGQGDERYSVESRVLVVDDSPEFCRLMERGFGSDYEMSFASDRDSALAAAKRFNPNVILLDLHLPPDPTSTTVGMELLATFRRDLPQTRVIVVSGTSEKRHALEAIASGAADFYTKPIALDELGVILRRNMQIVQLTVENRRLAEQMQAQSGDKPQLVGSSPAFQKAYALLERVAPTEATVLVMGENGTGKELFAQALHRLSNRGKGPFVAINCGAIPETLAEGELFGFVKGAFTGAVKDRMGKIQAAEGGTLFLDEIGELSEHMQTKLLRFLQERQIEPLGANRTVDVDTRIIAATNRDLAQMVEEGTFREDLFYRLNVIEIQLPSLRARREDIVALTNYFIRRNTDLVGGRIPTLAADARAWLEGYAFPGNVRELENLVKRAMLLCSGETISAADLASNVAAPRRAPSEEPSGLAVATPQQPAASSFEGRNLKDIREDAERAAIEWALEQDEGNVSRTARRLQVERKSLQRLIKRLDIDVGAYCPGGRTRRGRPPGVS from the coding sequence ATGGACAGGCTCCTCGGACAGGGAGACGAGCGCTATTCCGTGGAATCGCGCGTGCTGGTGGTCGATGACTCGCCCGAATTCTGCCGTCTGATGGAGCGCGGATTCGGCAGCGACTACGAGATGAGCTTCGCCAGCGATCGCGACAGTGCGCTGGCCGCTGCCAAACGCTTCAATCCCAACGTCATTCTGCTTGACCTGCACCTTCCGCCCGACCCGACCAGCACGACCGTCGGCATGGAGCTGCTTGCCACTTTTCGGCGAGACCTGCCCCAGACCCGCGTGATCGTCGTCTCCGGAACCAGTGAAAAGCGCCACGCCCTTGAAGCCATCGCCTCGGGCGCGGCGGATTTCTACACCAAGCCCATCGCGCTCGATGAGCTGGGCGTGATCCTGCGGCGGAACATGCAGATCGTCCAGCTCACAGTCGAGAACCGGCGGCTGGCCGAACAGATGCAGGCCCAGAGCGGGGACAAGCCCCAGCTTGTGGGCAGTTCGCCGGCTTTTCAGAAGGCCTACGCCCTGCTCGAGCGCGTCGCGCCCACCGAGGCGACTGTCCTGGTCATGGGCGAGAACGGCACTGGCAAGGAGCTCTTTGCCCAGGCGCTCCACCGGCTCTCGAATCGTGGGAAAGGGCCCTTCGTGGCGATCAACTGCGGTGCGATTCCCGAGACCCTTGCCGAGGGAGAGCTCTTCGGCTTCGTCAAGGGCGCCTTCACCGGCGCGGTAAAAGACCGCATGGGCAAGATCCAGGCGGCCGAGGGGGGCACGCTCTTTCTCGATGAGATCGGCGAGCTCTCCGAGCACATGCAAACCAAACTGCTTCGTTTCCTGCAGGAACGGCAGATCGAACCGCTGGGCGCTAACCGCACGGTGGATGTCGACACGCGCATCATTGCCGCAACAAACCGGGATCTGGCGCAGATGGTGGAAGAGGGGACTTTCCGCGAAGACCTCTTCTACCGGCTCAACGTGATCGAGATTCAGCTTCCTTCGCTGCGCGCGCGGCGCGAGGACATCGTGGCGCTGACCAACTACTTCATCCGTCGCAACACGGACCTGGTGGGCGGGCGCATTCCAACGCTGGCCGCCGATGCGCGGGCCTGGCTGGAGGGCTACGCCTTTCCCGGCAACGTGCGCGAACTGGAGAACCTGGTGAAGCGCGCCATGCTGCTCTGCAGCGGCGAGACGATCTCCGCAGCAGACCTGGCTTCCAATGTGGCCGCACCCCGGCGCGCCCCGAGCGAGGAACCCTCAGGGCTGGCGGTCGCCACGCCGCAACAGCCGGCGGCCTCTTCCTTCGAGGGGCGCAACCTCAAGGACATTCGTGAGGACGCAGAACGCGCGGCCATTGAGTGGGCGCTGGAGCAGGATGAGGGCAACGTCTCCCGTACGGCACGCCGGCTCCAGGTCGAGCGCAAGTCCCTGCAACGACTCATCAAACGTCTCGACATCGACGTTGGGGCGTACTGCCCGGGTGGCAGAACCCGCCGTGGACGCCCTCCCGGCGTCTCCTGA
- a CDS encoding AEC family transporter encodes MARAMIAEITAVMAPVFFCAALGYIWARSGWAWDNDMATRLIAAIGTPCLVLTILPRVDPSESTFRELSLATMAAIATWGVIGVIALKVFKLRYSTYLPSIMFPNTGNMGASLSLFAFGKEGLALAIVYMSTTMFFHFSLGITIAAGSFSVKRLARTPILHSVAISLVMIAFGWHLPKWAHNTVELIGGLTFPMMLIALGVSLSALRPANLMRSLWISVPRLALGFGVGLALATVLGFEGSARGVLILECSMPPAVFNYLLAEQYGTGPEEVASLVLVSTVFSFLTLPLLLGYVM; translated from the coding sequence TTGGCAAGGGCCATGATTGCCGAGATCACAGCGGTCATGGCCCCCGTCTTTTTCTGCGCCGCCCTGGGCTACATCTGGGCGCGCAGCGGGTGGGCCTGGGACAACGACATGGCGACCCGGCTGATCGCGGCCATCGGCACCCCCTGTCTGGTTCTGACCATTCTGCCCCGGGTCGATCCCAGCGAGAGCACCTTCCGGGAGCTGAGCCTGGCCACCATGGCGGCCATCGCCACCTGGGGCGTAATCGGCGTGATTGCCCTCAAGGTCTTCAAACTGCGCTATTCGACCTACCTGCCATCGATCATGTTCCCCAACACCGGGAACATGGGCGCCTCGCTCTCCCTGTTCGCCTTCGGCAAGGAAGGCCTCGCCCTGGCCATCGTCTACATGAGCACGACGATGTTCTTTCACTTCAGCCTGGGCATCACCATTGCGGCGGGCAGTTTCTCGGTAAAGCGGCTGGCGCGCACGCCCATTCTGCATTCGGTAGCCATCAGCCTGGTGATGATTGCCTTTGGCTGGCATCTGCCCAAGTGGGCGCACAACACCGTCGAGCTTATCGGCGGACTGACCTTTCCGATGATGCTCATTGCGCTGGGGGTTTCTCTCTCGGCCCTGCGCCCGGCAAACCTGATGCGCAGCCTGTGGATCTCCGTCCCGCGACTGGCACTGGGATTTGGCGTGGGGCTCGCGCTGGCGACGGTGCTGGGATTCGAGGGAAGCGCGCGCGGCGTGCTGATTCTCGAGTGCTCCATGCCGCCGGCGGTGTTCAACTACCTGCTGGCCGAGCAATACGGCACCGGCCCCGAGGAAGTGGCCAGCCTGGTGCTGGTCTCCACGGTCTTCTCATTCCTGACCCTGCCGTTGTTGCTGGGGTACGTGATGTAA
- a CDS encoding FAD-dependent oxidoreductase, with protein ALEQIEPEGSLQARAGLHFADDGQIEPPQLARALARAARKAGAKFLTTTVHRVLHEKNRVCGVETGEGVISCERVVLAAGAWTTQVPGSGLKPDGISPVRGQVIALDHQPGGLSHVLVRHGHGYVVPRPNGQVITGSTAEKAGFNKAVTAGGVRKILDVALTLAPSLVDARYVESWSNFRPAAPDRLPLLGEGAIEGLHFASGHFRNGILLTPVTAELVADEITGKKPEIDLAPFSPKRFAQ; from the coding sequence GCGCTCGAGCAGATCGAACCCGAGGGTAGCCTGCAGGCGCGCGCGGGACTTCACTTCGCCGACGACGGACAGATCGAACCGCCGCAACTGGCGCGCGCGCTGGCACGTGCTGCTCGAAAAGCGGGGGCGAAGTTTCTGACCACCACGGTCCACCGGGTCCTGCACGAAAAGAATCGCGTTTGCGGCGTGGAAACCGGTGAAGGCGTGATCTCGTGCGAGCGCGTGGTACTGGCCGCCGGCGCGTGGACCACGCAGGTGCCCGGATCGGGTCTCAAACCCGATGGCATCTCGCCGGTGCGCGGGCAGGTCATCGCACTCGATCATCAGCCCGGCGGACTCTCCCACGTGCTGGTGCGCCATGGGCATGGCTACGTCGTGCCGCGCCCCAACGGACAGGTGATTACAGGCTCGACGGCGGAGAAGGCGGGCTTCAACAAGGCGGTGACCGCCGGCGGTGTGCGCAAGATCCTCGATGTGGCACTCACGCTCGCGCCTTCGCTGGTCGATGCGCGCTACGTGGAGAGCTGGTCGAACTTCCGCCCGGCCGCGCCCGACCGGCTCCCGCTGCTGGGAGAGGGCGCGATCGAGGGCCTCCACTTCGCCAGCGGGCATTTCCGCAACGGCATTCTGCTCACGCCTGTTACGGCCGAACTCGTTGCCGACGAAATCACCGGCAAGAAGCCCGAGATCGACCTGGCGCCGTTTTCGCCGAAGAGATTTGCGCAATAG
- the gatA gene encoding Asp-tRNA(Asn)/Glu-tRNA(Gln) amidotransferase subunit GatA: MAEITELSLAELSAALEKKETSSEQVTQAYLSRIESVDPKVGAYLLVDDEGALKMARESDERRAAGKACGPLEGVPVALKDIILSFGVRSSAASKILENFIPPYESTVAARLREAGAVFLGKVNMDEFAMGSSTENSAFQKTRNPWDQGRIPGGSSGGSAAAVAADLCAGALGTDTGGSIRQPASHCGIVGLKPTYGRVSRYGVMAFASSLDQVGPMGKSVEDCALMFNTIGGHDAHDSTSIDQPLPDFMPACRKEAKGLKIGVPKQYFGEGLGPDVEKAVKAAIATIEGLGNEIVEVDLPHSEYAVATYYLICTAEASSNLARYDGVRYGYRSPESKDLMSLYLKSRSEGFGPEVKRRIMLGTYCLSAGYYDAYYKKAQQVRRLILDDFTKAFEKCDAIVGPVTPTPAFKFGEKTEDPLEMYLSDIYTISVNLAGLPGISLPCGFSHDGLPIGLQVIAPQLAEETLFQVAAGFERACDLGGRRPAL; the protein is encoded by the coding sequence GTGGCAGAGATTACCGAACTGAGCCTGGCCGAACTCTCGGCCGCGCTCGAGAAAAAAGAAACCTCCAGCGAGCAGGTGACCCAGGCCTACCTGAGCCGTATCGAATCGGTCGATCCGAAGGTGGGTGCCTACCTGCTGGTCGACGACGAGGGCGCGCTCAAGATGGCGCGCGAGTCCGATGAACGCCGCGCCGCCGGGAAGGCGTGCGGCCCACTCGAAGGCGTGCCCGTTGCGCTCAAGGACATCATCCTGAGCTTCGGCGTGCGCTCGAGCGCCGCGAGCAAGATTCTGGAGAACTTCATCCCGCCCTACGAATCCACCGTCGCCGCGCGCCTTCGCGAAGCGGGCGCGGTGTTCCTCGGGAAGGTGAACATGGACGAGTTTGCCATGGGCAGCTCGACCGAAAACTCTGCCTTCCAGAAGACGCGCAATCCCTGGGATCAGGGGCGCATTCCCGGCGGCTCCTCGGGCGGCAGCGCCGCGGCCGTGGCCGCCGACCTGTGCGCCGGCGCGTTGGGTACCGACACGGGTGGCTCCATTCGCCAGCCCGCTTCCCACTGCGGCATCGTGGGGCTCAAACCGACCTACGGGCGCGTCTCGCGCTACGGCGTGATGGCGTTTGCCTCGAGCCTCGATCAGGTGGGCCCCATGGGCAAGAGCGTCGAGGACTGCGCGCTCATGTTCAACACCATCGGCGGGCACGACGCGCATGACTCGACCAGCATCGACCAGCCGCTTCCGGATTTCATGCCGGCCTGTCGCAAGGAGGCCAAGGGACTCAAGATCGGCGTGCCCAAGCAGTACTTCGGCGAGGGCCTTGGCCCCGACGTGGAGAAAGCGGTGAAGGCCGCGATTGCAACCATCGAGGGGCTTGGCAACGAGATCGTTGAAGTCGATCTGCCCCACAGCGAATACGCAGTGGCGACCTACTATCTGATCTGCACGGCCGAGGCGAGCTCCAACCTCGCGCGCTACGACGGCGTGCGCTACGGATATCGCTCGCCCGAGTCGAAAGACCTGATGAGCCTCTACCTGAAGTCGCGCTCCGAGGGCTTCGGGCCCGAGGTCAAGCGCCGCATCATGCTGGGGACCTACTGCCTCTCGGCCGGTTACTACGATGCCTATTACAAGAAGGCGCAGCAGGTGCGTCGCCTGATTCTGGATGACTTTACCAAGGCCTTCGAGAAGTGCGACGCCATCGTCGGGCCGGTTACGCCCACGCCCGCTTTCAAGTTCGGTGAGAAAACCGAAGACCCGCTCGAGATGTATCTCTCGGACATTTACACGATCTCGGTGAATCTGGCGGGTTTGCCGGGCATAAGCCTGCCCTGCGG
- the gatC gene encoding Asp-tRNA(Asn)/Glu-tRNA(Gln) amidotransferase subunit GatC, giving the protein MKIGPEEVRKIAHLARLSLSEDEAQQMSGQLSSILDYVEKLGELDTSNVEPLSHVVPSETPFREDAVTSDFPTDLVTANAPDAEQGMFRVPQVIEES; this is encoded by the coding sequence ATGAAGATCGGTCCCGAGGAAGTACGCAAAATTGCCCATCTGGCGCGTCTGAGCCTCTCGGAAGACGAGGCGCAGCAGATGAGCGGCCAGCTCAGCTCCATTCTCGACTACGTGGAAAAGCTCGGGGAACTCGATACCAGCAACGTCGAGCCGCTCTCGCACGTCGTCCCTTCCGAGACCCCCTTTCGCGAGGACGCCGTGACCAGCGATTTTCCCACCGACCTGGTGACGGCCAACGCCCCCGATGCCGAGCAGGGCATGTTCCGCGTGCCCCAGGTGATTGAAGAGAGTTAA